The following proteins are co-located in the Pseudanabaena sp. BC1403 genome:
- a CDS encoding ShlB/FhaC/HecB family hemolysin secretion/activation protein — translation MNFCNLLLCNYLARTLPFMRFTIILIFVSLSSELSAVEVSEAKSKFNEQGLLSRPVSTKLDTSRFPIEQSPLEQPLLTAQRVEPNISNPLQRINPSPSQPVLPPETLPPAPTLDQSIPKVPEDTETRPNTFPAKFFVKQIEVTDSTVFSTEELAVVTKPFIGRELTFAELLQVRSAITQLYTSRGYISSGVIIPPQTLSNGVIKMQAIEGSLEEIKVTGLQHLNPDYIRSRLQLAGAKPLNINQLLEGLQLLKLNPLIENISAELQTGDRPETRILLVEAKEAKNFSVIPTIDNGRSPSVGSFRRQIQLSHANLFGLGDGLKLGYTNTDGSNGFDFSYTLPINPSNGTIQLAAGTTTSNVIESPFDVLKISAVSKYYEATYRQPLILRPQEELAVGLTFSRQESQTSLGIDNIGPFPISSGSDSQGSTRVSALRFFQEWTRRNEQSVMAFRSQFSLGLGGLFNATVNQQEVPDSNFLSWRGQGQWVQLLAPDTLFLLRGDIQIANRTLLTLEQFGLGGVSTVRGYRQEALLTDNGAQISAEVRLPIFKDVASKEVLQLTPFVDAGTGWNSNGRNPNPNTLVGLGVGLLWQQGENLSIRLDWGVPLVNVPSQGNSSQERGLYFSATARF, via the coding sequence ATGAATTTTTGCAATCTTTTGTTGTGTAATTATCTAGCTCGTACTTTGCCATTCATGAGATTTACGATTATTTTAATATTTGTAAGTTTGTCCTCAGAATTATCTGCCGTCGAGGTAAGTGAGGCTAAATCTAAATTTAATGAACAAGGCTTATTATCACGACCTGTAAGTACAAAGCTCGACACTTCACGATTTCCGATTGAGCAAAGCCCCCTTGAACAGCCATTGCTCACGGCGCAGAGGGTTGAGCCTAATATTTCTAATCCTTTACAACGGATTAATCCCTCTCCTAGTCAACCTGTTCTACCCCCAGAGACGCTGCCTCCAGCACCAACTTTAGATCAATCAATACCTAAAGTCCCTGAAGATACAGAGACACGTCCAAATACATTTCCAGCTAAATTTTTTGTCAAACAAATTGAGGTAACTGATAGCACGGTATTTAGTACCGAAGAACTGGCTGTAGTGACTAAGCCTTTTATAGGCAGGGAGTTGACATTTGCTGAGTTATTACAGGTGCGATCGGCTATTACTCAGCTCTATACAAGTCGCGGTTATATTTCTTCAGGTGTAATTATTCCTCCCCAAACTTTGTCGAATGGGGTGATCAAAATGCAAGCGATCGAAGGCAGTTTGGAAGAGATTAAAGTTACAGGGTTACAACACCTTAATCCCGATTATATTCGTAGTCGTTTGCAATTAGCGGGGGCTAAACCTTTAAATATCAATCAATTACTTGAAGGACTACAATTACTAAAGCTAAATCCCTTAATTGAAAACATTTCTGCTGAGTTGCAAACAGGCGATCGCCCTGAAACTCGGATTTTGTTAGTGGAAGCTAAGGAAGCCAAGAATTTCAGTGTTATTCCTACTATTGATAATGGGCGATCGCCTAGTGTCGGTAGTTTCCGCCGTCAAATCCAACTATCTCATGCTAATTTGTTTGGACTTGGTGATGGATTGAAATTGGGATATACCAACACCGATGGGAGTAATGGCTTTGATTTTAGCTACACTTTGCCGATTAATCCCAGCAACGGTACGATCCAATTGGCGGCTGGCACTACGACTAGCAATGTAATTGAATCCCCATTTGATGTACTCAAAATTTCGGCTGTCTCGAAATATTACGAAGCCACCTATCGCCAACCACTGATTTTACGCCCTCAAGAAGAACTAGCTGTGGGGCTAACATTCTCTAGGCAAGAAAGCCAAACTTCACTAGGAATTGACAATATTGGGCCTTTCCCCATTTCTTCTGGTTCCGACAGCCAAGGTAGTACCCGTGTCTCCGCATTGCGATTCTTCCAAGAATGGACTAGGCGAAATGAGCAATCTGTAATGGCTTTTCGCTCTCAATTTAGTCTTGGGCTTGGTGGTCTATTCAATGCCACCGTCAACCAGCAAGAAGTGCCTGATAGCAACTTTTTGTCATGGCGAGGACAAGGTCAATGGGTACAGCTACTTGCGCCCGATACGCTTTTTCTATTGCGGGGAGATATTCAAATTGCCAATCGCACGTTGCTAACTTTGGAGCAATTTGGATTGGGGGGAGTCAGTACTGTTCGCGGCTATCGCCAAGAAGCCCTTCTAACAGATAATGGCGCACAAATTTCTGCCGAAGTTCGTTTGCCAATCTTTAAAGATGTTGCATCTAAAGAGGTTTTGCAACTAACCCCATTTGTTGATGCAGGAACTGGTTGGAATAGCAATGGCAGAAATCCTAATCCTAATACTTTGGTGGGGCTGGGTGTTGGACTATTGTGGCAACAGGGGGAAAATTTATCTATCAGACTTGATTGGGGCGTTCCTCTAGTTAATGTGCCATCACAGGGCAATAGCTCACAAGAAAGAGGCTTATATTTTTCTGCTACTGCACGTTTTTAA
- a CDS encoding sensor histidine kinase produces the protein MNFNQPLPLQPSTILIVDDNPTNLEVLSTTLEDHGFTVSVAIDGENALSQAEYLEPDLILLDVMMPGIDGFEACRLLLSNPKTQNIPVIFMTALADPTEKVKGFELGAVDYITKPFQQEEVIARVNLHLKLSSLNKTIAEQNQHLEQQVVERTAELTQALETLQKSQLQLVQSEKMSSIGQLMAGIAHEINNPLGFINGNLSLAQEAFANLLNHLQLYQAEFPKVSDKIIDHAELIDLEFLLTDLPALTKSLRVGCDRIKAISNSLGIFSRSDTEHRVSFKIEEGLEITLMLLRHRLKSVDQIPEIHIIKDYADLPKVACYAGQLNQVFMNLLANAIDALHASGYTVSMVKRGEAKQPTIWVKTELLQCETRLDDKVRITIRDNGLGIPPNLQTKIFESLFTTKPVGKGTGLGLSISREIVEEIHGGKLTLTSTSSEGTEFTIEIPVYDPSEKD, from the coding sequence ATGAATTTCAATCAACCTTTGCCATTACAGCCAAGCACGATTTTGATTGTGGATGATAATCCCACCAATTTGGAAGTGCTTTCTACTACTCTAGAAGATCATGGCTTTACGGTCTCAGTAGCGATCGATGGCGAAAATGCCCTATCCCAAGCCGAATATCTAGAGCCTGATTTAATCCTTTTGGATGTGATGATGCCAGGGATTGATGGCTTTGAAGCTTGTCGGCTTCTGCTGTCCAATCCTAAAACCCAAAATATTCCAGTGATCTTTATGACTGCCCTTGCTGATCCCACAGAAAAGGTAAAGGGCTTTGAACTTGGGGCGGTAGATTACATCACCAAACCTTTCCAACAAGAAGAAGTGATTGCTAGGGTCAATCTACATTTGAAGTTGAGTTCTCTCAATAAGACAATTGCCGAACAAAATCAACATTTGGAACAGCAGGTGGTAGAACGCACGGCAGAATTGACTCAAGCTTTAGAAACCCTACAAAAGTCTCAACTTCAACTCGTGCAGAGTGAGAAGATGTCTAGTATTGGTCAGTTGATGGCTGGAATAGCCCATGAAATTAATAACCCTCTAGGATTTATTAACGGTAACCTGTCTTTAGCTCAGGAAGCATTTGCAAATCTACTAAATCATCTGCAACTTTATCAAGCGGAGTTTCCCAAGGTTAGCGATAAGATCATTGACCACGCTGAATTAATTGATCTAGAATTTCTATTAACAGACTTACCTGCTCTCACTAAATCTCTGCGTGTAGGATGCGATCGCATCAAGGCGATTTCTAATTCTCTAGGCATATTCTCTAGATCTGATACTGAACATCGCGTGAGCTTTAAAATTGAAGAGGGGCTTGAAATTACGTTGATGCTGCTACGTCATCGCCTCAAATCCGTGGATCAAATTCCTGAAATTCATATCATCAAGGATTATGCAGATCTACCCAAAGTAGCTTGTTATGCGGGACAGTTGAATCAAGTATTTATGAACCTGCTAGCCAATGCGATCGATGCGTTGCACGCTTCTGGCTACACAGTTTCAATGGTAAAACGGGGTGAAGCGAAACAACCGACAATTTGGGTGAAAACCGAATTGCTCCAATGTGAGACTCGATTAGATGACAAGGTGCGAATTACCATTCGAGATAATGGACTCGGAATTCCACCCAATTTACAAACCAAAATATTTGAATCGCTGTTTACAACTAAGCCTGTGGGGAAAGGAACTGGGCTGGGTCTTTCCATTAGTCGCGAGATTGTCGAAGAAATTCATGGAGGTAAATTGACGCTCACTTCTACCTCATCAGAAGGAACAGAGTTTACGATTGAAATACCTGTTTATGATCCCAGCGAGAAAGATTAA
- a CDS encoding CHASE2 domain-containing protein has protein sequence MRLGLKALFGRSKIVLIIGSSISSIVIIGNLFGVFNLLEWAIRDKFFQWRPTEVVENNIVIVTIDEADIKAAGNWPVPDRVLAKVIENLRSQNPRVIGMDIYRNLPEEPGHKELLQVFQTTPNLIGVEKITGDRVDPPAVLKKKEQVALADLVLDSDQKVRRALLTAEDVRDNKTIKSGLATQVALKYLESEKITLESIDAAQQKFRLGKTVFLPMKDREAGYGNEDLGGYQILLNWRGSTSSFPTIPMREVFAGNIPDNLIRDRIVLIGSIAPSTNDFFATPFDNANFSKTKTPGVVVHANIASQLIRSAKDGRSGLHGWSNIGQGIWIVVWSMLGTGGIWFLISFGEGKRQIFGERAVWGTIAAISLLFGFSYLSFLNGLLVPIMPPLSAFIMSAITITNAYKQQKLELSNQQLELVNNQLLDYSKNLEVKVEERTHDLEIAKQAADKANRAKSEFLANMSHELRTPLNGILGYAQILQRSKHLDEDGQKGVRVIQRCGDHLLTLIDDVLNLAKVEAGKIELVISEVHLSAFLEDVTEIFTVRAAQKDISFLVQISPNLPVGIRSDEKRLRQVLLNLLSNAMKFTDVGGVTMKVTLVSTRSEAPSREASQSARGESFATVRFQIEDTGSGISPENLDRLFSPFQQVGDEKKKAEGTGLGLAISQKIVQLMGGVIQISSRLGEGSIFWTDLEFPLASGWENNRSISNQVITGYQGHPLKILVVDDRSDNRSFLIKLLKDIGFELFEAKDGQEGLDQAIANHPDLILLDLVMPVLDGFEMARQLRRQEGFETVPIIACSASTFDNDLQESLTAGCTDFTPKPIQSKHLFLKLKQHLNLEWIYEGPKNSSAFVATSVMNPATNDMSINATEPSLDSNPAIVLPQTEELAILLDLARKGVLKNLVKNLDRLEQQDENLIPFTRQLRQLASGFQIKKLQELLQQYTDQSL, from the coding sequence ATGCGATTAGGACTCAAAGCATTGTTCGGACGCTCTAAAATAGTCTTAATTATTGGTTCTAGTATTTCGTCGATTGTAATTATTGGCAACTTGTTCGGTGTTTTTAATTTATTAGAGTGGGCGATTAGGGATAAGTTTTTTCAATGGCGACCTACGGAGGTTGTCGAAAATAATATTGTGATCGTCACGATCGACGAAGCCGATATCAAAGCAGCAGGCAATTGGCCAGTACCAGATCGTGTATTAGCGAAGGTGATCGAGAATTTGCGATCGCAAAATCCTCGAGTCATTGGTATGGATATCTATCGCAATTTGCCAGAGGAACCAGGGCATAAAGAGCTACTTCAAGTTTTTCAAACCACTCCGAACCTAATTGGGGTCGAGAAAATTACTGGCGATCGTGTTGATCCGCCAGCAGTGTTAAAAAAGAAAGAACAGGTGGCGCTTGCTGACTTGGTTTTAGATAGTGATCAGAAAGTGCGGCGAGCTCTGCTCACGGCTGAAGACGTACGGGACAATAAGACGATTAAGTCTGGGCTAGCTACTCAAGTGGCTCTGAAGTACCTAGAATCCGAGAAAATCACCTTAGAGTCTATTGATGCGGCTCAGCAAAAGTTTCGATTAGGGAAAACGGTTTTCCTACCGATGAAAGATAGGGAAGCAGGATATGGCAATGAAGACTTGGGTGGATACCAAATCCTCCTGAACTGGAGAGGTTCGACATCTTCATTTCCTACTATTCCTATGCGAGAAGTATTTGCAGGAAATATCCCAGACAATCTGATTCGCGATCGGATTGTGCTAATTGGTTCCATTGCCCCTAGCACTAATGATTTCTTCGCAACTCCCTTTGATAATGCTAATTTCTCAAAAACTAAAACTCCAGGAGTGGTAGTTCACGCAAATATAGCCAGCCAACTGATTCGTTCGGCAAAGGATGGTCGGTCAGGGCTGCATGGTTGGTCTAATATTGGGCAGGGAATTTGGATCGTAGTTTGGTCTATGTTAGGTACAGGGGGGATCTGGTTTTTGATTAGTTTTGGCGAAGGTAAACGTCAAATTTTTGGTGAACGAGCTGTCTGGGGGACTATTGCGGCTATTAGCCTTTTGTTTGGATTTAGCTACTTGTCTTTTCTAAATGGGCTTTTAGTGCCGATCATGCCGCCTCTAAGCGCTTTTATTATGAGTGCGATCACGATCACCAATGCCTACAAGCAACAAAAGTTGGAATTAAGCAATCAACAATTGGAACTCGTTAACAATCAACTCCTAGATTACTCCAAAAATCTAGAAGTTAAAGTTGAAGAACGTACTCACGACCTTGAAATAGCAAAACAAGCCGCTGATAAGGCAAATCGCGCTAAGAGTGAATTTTTGGCTAATATGAGCCATGAGTTGCGAACTCCGCTGAATGGCATCCTTGGTTATGCTCAGATTTTGCAGAGATCTAAACATCTTGACGAAGATGGGCAGAAAGGGGTTAGGGTAATCCAGCGATGCGGCGATCACTTACTAACATTAATCGATGATGTTCTGAATCTGGCTAAGGTTGAGGCGGGGAAGATTGAACTGGTGATTTCAGAGGTGCATCTGTCTGCCTTCTTAGAAGACGTGACGGAAATTTTCACAGTCAGAGCGGCTCAGAAAGACATTAGCTTTTTGGTGCAGATTAGCCCAAACCTACCTGTGGGCATTCGTTCTGACGAGAAACGACTGCGGCAGGTCCTCCTCAATTTACTCAGCAATGCCATGAAGTTCACCGATGTGGGGGGGGTAACCATGAAGGTGACTCTAGTTTCAACTAGGTCAGAAGCTCCAAGCCGTGAAGCTTCTCAATCTGCAAGGGGAGAATCCTTTGCAACCGTACGTTTCCAAATCGAAGATACGGGGTCTGGTATCAGTCCAGAAAATTTAGACAGGCTCTTTTCTCCATTCCAGCAAGTGGGAGACGAAAAGAAGAAAGCCGAAGGTACTGGGCTAGGCTTGGCAATCAGCCAAAAAATCGTTCAACTAATGGGCGGTGTCATTCAGATCAGTAGTCGTCTAGGTGAGGGAAGTATCTTCTGGACTGATCTAGAATTTCCCCTAGCATCAGGTTGGGAGAATAATCGGTCTATTTCCAATCAGGTAATAACAGGTTATCAGGGACATCCGCTGAAAATTTTAGTTGTAGATGATCGCTCAGACAATCGATCATTTTTGATTAAGCTACTCAAAGACATTGGGTTTGAATTGTTTGAGGCTAAGGATGGGCAGGAAGGATTGGATCAGGCGATCGCTAATCATCCAGATTTGATCTTGCTGGATCTGGTCATGCCAGTTTTAGATGGCTTTGAGATGGCTCGTCAACTCCGCCGTCAAGAAGGATTTGAAACTGTTCCGATCATTGCTTGTTCGGCAAGCACCTTTGACAACGATCTGCAAGAAAGTTTGACTGCTGGCTGTACAGACTTCACTCCCAAACCAATTCAGTCAAAACACCTGTTTTTAAAGTTAAAGCAACATTTGAATTTGGAGTGGATTTACGAAGGGCCTAAAAATTCCTCAGCCTTTGTTGCCACTTCGGTCATGAATCCTGCTACTAACGATATGTCCATCAATGCTACTGAGCCTTCATTAGATTCTAATCCTGCGATCGTCTTACCGCAGACCGAAGAGCTGGCTATTTTACTGGATTTAGCTCGAAAAGGTGTGCTCAAAAATTTAGTTAAAAATCTGGACAGATTGGAGCAGCAGGATGAGAATCTTATCCCATTTACTCGTCAACTTCGTCAGCTTGCCAGTGGTTTTCAAATAAAGAAATTGCAAGAATTACTTCAGCAATATACAGATCAATCCTTATAA
- a CDS encoding DUF928 domain-containing protein — protein MITTTNHRRLGSVVGMMTLLASSVVFSPSTAQSITFSPPPGNTVPSQTTGGASRGGFIPPADNSAPQQTTGGASRGTFVPPSNSSAPQQTTGGASRSTFVPPSASSAPQQTTGGASRGTFIPPSASSAPQQATGGAARSAFTPPPSSSAPIDAVGGSSRTNAYGSYLSGDRPVFMAALLPQTFYGTTLSAHPTVLVYLPASSAQEAVFSLKDESKQMVYQMTVPVSGKEGIVSIQLPENAPALEVGKNYQWFFALKLEGSLNPNSPFVDGWIKRITPSADLAKALEGKTSLQKSSILATNGVWYDSASILSSLRTAQPNDQLLAKEWKELLESVQLPLLTSMAITK, from the coding sequence ATGATTACAACAACCAACCATAGACGATTGGGTAGTGTCGTAGGGATGATGACCCTACTAGCTAGCTCTGTCGTATTTTCTCCGAGTACGGCTCAGTCCATCACGTTTAGCCCACCACCAGGCAATACGGTTCCAAGCCAAACAACTGGTGGCGCATCTCGTGGCGGTTTTATACCTCCTGCTGACAATTCTGCACCTCAGCAGACAACTGGTGGCGCATCTCGCGGTACTTTTGTACCTCCTTCTAACAGCTCAGCGCCTCAGCAGACAACTGGTGGTGCATCTCGCAGTACTTTTGTACCTCCTTCTGCCAGCTCAGCGCCTCAGCAGACAACTGGTGGTGCATCTCGCGGTACTTTTATACCTCCTTCTGCCAGCTCTGCGCCTCAACAGGCAACTGGTGGCGCAGCTAGAAGCGCTTTTACGCCTCCTCCTAGCAGCTCAGCACCCATTGACGCAGTAGGTGGTTCATCTCGCACCAATGCCTACGGCTCTTATTTGAGTGGCGATCGCCCTGTTTTCATGGCAGCCCTTCTACCACAAACCTTCTACGGCACAACCTTATCTGCACATCCTACGGTTTTGGTCTACCTACCAGCTAGCTCTGCTCAAGAAGCAGTTTTTAGCCTCAAGGATGAGTCAAAGCAAATGGTTTATCAGATGACTGTACCAGTGTCTGGGAAGGAAGGGATTGTGTCAATCCAGTTGCCTGAGAATGCACCTGCTTTAGAAGTGGGCAAAAACTACCAGTGGTTTTTTGCGCTCAAGCTTGAAGGTAGCTTAAATCCTAACAGTCCCTTTGTTGACGGCTGGATCAAGCGGATTACGCCTAGTGCAGACCTCGCTAAAGCTCTAGAAGGCAAAACATCTCTACAGAAATCATCGATTTTGGCGACTAATGGAGTTTGGTACGATAGTGCCTCAATCCTGTCCTCTTTGCGGACAGCACAGCCAAATGATCAATTGCTTGCCAAGGAATGGAAAGAGCTGTTGGAATCGGTTCAACTGCCTCTACTAACCAGTATGGCTATTACCAAGTAA
- a CDS encoding helix-turn-helix transcriptional regulator, with translation MPPRLQVKTDDCSPLGLYVLQYLEEQDISMNHLAELTGVPQPRLRGACFKGTCPTPETLRKLAKIMGKHHLELYTLAYQGRIEQVPEDVDDNLLDILIRQMLETSRELNLAMPKAQPSKAKIRKALIELGFREKREEIF, from the coding sequence ATGCCACCAAGGTTACAAGTCAAAACTGATGATTGCTCTCCCCTAGGGTTATATGTTCTTCAATATTTAGAAGAGCAAGACATTAGTATGAACCACCTTGCTGAATTAACAGGTGTACCACAACCAAGACTCCGAGGAGCTTGCTTTAAAGGAACTTGTCCAACTCCTGAAACTTTAAGGAAGTTGGCAAAAATAATGGGTAAGCATCATTTAGAGCTGTACACCTTGGCATATCAGGGCAGAATCGAGCAGGTTCCTGAAGATGTCGATGACAACTTACTAGATATTTTAATCAGGCAAATGTTAGAAACATCTCGCGAGCTCAATCTTGCTATGCCAAAAGCTCAGCCTTCTAAAGCGAAAATTCGCAAAGCTTTAATCGAGTTAGGTTTTCGAGAAAAGCGCGAAGAGATTTTTTAA
- a CDS encoding PP2C family protein-serine/threonine phosphatase, whose protein sequence is MNSPIKSKVASGSHLITFISLSLGFSGLLFGASAWNVLSTYQAFDKAIANQFKLQNLSSQIIYFDEVLTMSARMYAGTGEPKWESRYNQVVPQLEITIKQIIEQTPNTYNANAKKTDEANLKLVDLEAKSFELVRQGKASEAMQILSGTEYESLKQIYADGILTTRNAISLETENSLDRYRQFLFQSLLLAGLSFPILLVTATIIILRVKGFVKERSQAQLSLQELNQQLESRVEKRTQDLKSANSEITYLNERLQEDNLRMSSELDVTRRLQRMMLPLDEELETIKELDIAGFMEPSNEVGGDYYDVLHHNGRVKIGIGDVTGHGLESGVLMIMAQTAVLTMSVLQEKDPIRVLGALNTVLYENVTRMNSDKNMTLLLLDYFQGQLSLVGQHEEVIVVRADGTVERIDTNDLGFPLGLEADISSFIMQAQINLNPEDIVVLYTDGITEAENPNRQFYGLDRLCQLVQNHRQESAQFICEVIIQNLKNFIGLSRVYDDITLLVIKQLQY, encoded by the coding sequence ATGAATAGTCCAATAAAGTCAAAAGTGGCTTCAGGCTCTCATCTCATCACTTTTATCAGTCTTTCCTTGGGATTTAGTGGACTATTATTTGGAGCCTCAGCTTGGAATGTCTTGTCAACCTATCAAGCTTTTGACAAAGCGATCGCTAACCAATTTAAATTACAAAATTTGAGCAGCCAAATCATCTATTTCGATGAAGTGCTTACTATGTCAGCGCGAATGTACGCTGGGACAGGCGAGCCGAAATGGGAATCTCGTTACAATCAGGTTGTGCCGCAGTTAGAAATTACAATCAAGCAAATTATCGAACAAACTCCAAATACTTATAATGCCAATGCCAAAAAGACTGATGAGGCTAATCTCAAGCTTGTTGATTTGGAAGCCAAATCATTTGAATTAGTACGTCAAGGCAAAGCTTCAGAGGCAATGCAGATTTTATCGGGGACTGAGTATGAATCTCTAAAACAAATCTATGCCGATGGGATATTAACGACTCGAAATGCGATATCGCTGGAAACTGAGAACAGTCTCGATCGCTATCGCCAATTTTTGTTTCAATCGTTGTTGCTTGCAGGATTGAGTTTTCCTATTTTATTAGTAACAGCCACGATCATTATTTTGCGGGTTAAGGGTTTTGTAAAGGAACGCAGCCAAGCCCAACTTTCTTTACAAGAGTTAAATCAACAACTTGAGAGTCGAGTAGAAAAAAGAACCCAAGATTTAAAATCAGCTAACTCTGAAATCACCTATTTGAACGAGAGGTTGCAGGAAGACAACCTGCGAATGAGTTCTGAACTGGATGTGACACGCCGCTTACAACGAATGATGCTACCTCTAGATGAGGAACTGGAAACTATCAAGGAGCTTGATATTGCAGGATTTATGGAGCCATCAAATGAAGTTGGTGGGGATTATTATGATGTTTTACATCACAATGGGCGAGTCAAAATTGGGATTGGCGATGTTACTGGTCATGGTTTGGAAAGTGGCGTTTTAATGATCATGGCTCAAACGGCAGTGCTGACTATGAGCGTTTTACAGGAGAAAGATCCCATTCGAGTTCTTGGCGCATTGAACACCGTATTGTATGAAAATGTTACGCGAATGAATTCCGATAAAAATATGACGCTTCTGTTGCTTGATTATTTTCAAGGACAACTGAGTTTAGTCGGACAACATGAAGAGGTAATTGTCGTCAGAGCGGACGGGACAGTAGAGCGCATCGATACAAATGATTTGGGTTTTCCCCTTGGATTAGAGGCAGATATTAGTTCATTTATCATGCAAGCTCAAATCAATCTTAATCCAGAAGATATTGTTGTACTCTATACAGATGGTATTACAGAAGCAGAAAATCCAAATCGCCAGTTCTATGGGCTAGACCGTTTATGTCAGCTTGTTCAAAATCATCGTCAAGAGTCTGCTCAGTTTATTTGTGAAGTTATTATTCAGAATCTTAAGAATTTTATCGGTTTAAGTCGAGTTTATGACGATATAACTTTACTCGTGATCAAACAACTTCAATACTAA
- a CDS encoding HEAT repeat domain-containing protein, with translation MTDRLSQLIQAVEDADSSKLLLEAVQNLADAQLEGAIPILVEALSYNNPGAAVASVDGLIKLGDPAVPALLELLDTHNYTARSWAIRALAGIGDPRGLITLLGVATADFAMSVRRAAVKGLGMMKWHWFPDEVREMAQEEALDALLFVAQQDEEWVVRYAAVVGLESLAITIANRLPTWRSEIQVQFNLMGCNDEVLAIRGRAWLAQQRLQQSLIYINNLDVVKKGSAVQGKGSPLTSDDWQNILNHLYEIKREERLSSVGEGDPRRFQDLAAVIGQTSSKNSPHT, from the coding sequence ATGACTGATCGTCTTTCTCAACTAATACAGGCTGTAGAAGATGCAGATTCTTCTAAGCTTTTACTTGAAGCCGTCCAAAATCTCGCGGATGCTCAATTAGAAGGAGCTATCCCCATTTTGGTTGAGGCTTTGAGTTACAACAATCCTGGAGCTGCTGTTGCTTCCGTTGATGGATTGATCAAGTTAGGAGATCCTGCGGTTCCTGCTTTGCTAGAGCTTTTGGATACGCATAACTACACAGCGCGATCGTGGGCGATCCGCGCTTTAGCTGGCATCGGCGATCCGAGAGGTTTGATAACTTTGCTTGGTGTCGCAACTGCTGACTTTGCGATGAGTGTTCGCCGCGCTGCCGTCAAGGGTCTGGGGATGATGAAGTGGCATTGGTTTCCTGATGAAGTCCGAGAGATGGCACAGGAAGAAGCTTTAGATGCATTATTGTTTGTCGCTCAGCAGGATGAAGAATGGGTCGTGCGCTATGCGGCTGTGGTAGGTTTAGAGTCTTTGGCAATTACGATCGCCAATAGGCTTCCCACATGGCGATCGGAAATTCAAGTGCAATTTAATTTGATGGGATGTAATGACGAGGTCTTGGCGATTCGTGGTCGCGCTTGGCTAGCTCAACAAAGGCTACAACAAAGTCTCATTTATATAAATAATTTAGATGTTGTTAAAAAAGGCTCGGCAGTTCAAGGAAAAGGATCTCCTCTAACATCTGATGATTGGCAAAATATTCTCAATCACCTCTATGAAATCAAGCGTGAAGAACGGCTTAGTTCTGTCGGCGAAGGTGATCCACGCCGTTTTCAGGACCTAGCCGCAGTGATCGGGCAAACATCCTCTAAAAATAGTCCACACACTTAA
- a CDS encoding HEAT repeat domain-containing protein has translation MNEESGIPDDNQLTIEQALINLQSEDLGLRVYAAWWLGRFRVNLPEAIDLLILALADEADRTEAGGYPLRRNAARALGKLGDRRAVPALIKSLECDDFYVREAAAQSLEMLGDDSCVPYIFELIKKPNFQVSADAEPEHPYDAFLEALGTLRAVEATPQILPFLEHPIPKVQYAAARAMYQLSEPEVANQYGDRLITALSNDDLQLRRTVLSDLGAIGYLSAAEAIGNTMAENSLKLICLKGLLEKQIPLAIPPELTEGAVRVMALMDDLL, from the coding sequence ATGAATGAAGAATCTGGCATTCCAGATGATAATCAATTAACAATCGAACAAGCGCTCATCAATCTCCAGAGTGAAGATTTGGGATTGAGAGTTTATGCAGCTTGGTGGTTAGGTCGTTTTCGGGTAAATTTGCCAGAAGCCATCGATCTGTTGATTTTAGCTTTGGCTGATGAAGCCGATCGCACCGAGGCAGGGGGCTATCCATTACGGCGCAATGCGGCAAGAGCATTGGGAAAATTAGGCGATCGCAGGGCAGTACCAGCATTAATCAAGTCGTTAGAATGTGATGATTTTTATGTGCGCGAGGCGGCTGCTCAATCCTTAGAAATGTTGGGTGATGACTCCTGCGTACCATATATATTTGAGTTAATCAAAAAACCCAATTTCCAAGTTAGCGCTGACGCAGAACCAGAACATCCCTATGACGCTTTTTTAGAAGCATTGGGAACATTACGGGCTGTAGAAGCCACTCCTCAGATTTTGCCATTTTTGGAACATCCGATTCCTAAGGTGCAATATGCGGCGGCAAGGGCGATGTATCAACTTTCGGAACCAGAGGTTGCTAATCAATATGGCGATCGCCTTATCACGGCTCTATCCAATGACGACTTACAATTGCGTCGAACAGTTCTGTCAGATTTGGGTGCAATCGGTTATTTGTCAGCGGCTGAAGCGATCGGTAATACGATGGCAGAGAATAGCCTCAAACTAATTTGTCTGAAAGGATTATTGGAAAAACAAATTCCTCTTGCGATACCTCCTGAACTTACAGAAGGAGCAGTTCGAGTCATGGCACTGATGGATGATTTATTGTAA